The Blattabacterium cuenoti genome segment CTGGACGTAAATAAGTCATTTTATTTCCTTCATTTCTAATATTGGATAATTCTTTTAATAGATTATGTGAAAATTCTAAAGATAAAGGAATATAATTATCAGATTCTTTAACTGCATATCCAAATACAATACATTGATCTCCTGCTCCAATAGTTATTTTATTACCATTACCATTCTCAATTCCTTTAATTAAATCTGTAGATTGTTCTTGAATGGATGTTAGAATTCCGCATGATTCTGCATGGAATTTATATTCGTTTTTAGTATATCCTATTTTTCGAAGAATATTACGAGATATTCTTTGAATATTCAACCCAGTTTTAGAATTTACTTCTCCAGCTACTATAATTTGACCGGTAGTTACTAAAGTTTCTATAGCAACTTTCGAAGTAGGATCAAATGCTAAAAAATGATCTAATATAGAATCCGATATTTGATCGGATATTTTATCAGGATGACCTTCTGAAACGGATTCACTAGTGAATAAATAAGACATTTTTTATATAACTACTCATTAATTTTATTTTGAATTTTAATAGATTCCTTATGTAATAAATTAAAAATTCTTTCTAGAAAATCTTCGGATAATCCTAAATTTTTTCCTAAATTAATAGATTGTTCCATTACCGATTTCCATCTATTTGGTTGTAAGATATCAACATCTGATGTATTTTTTAAAATACCTAATTTTTTAGAAATATTCATTCTTTCTGATAAAATTGATATTAGATTTTCATCTAATTCATCTATCAATATTCGTAAGGAATATAAATTTTTTTTATATTTTAATTCTGATTGTTTTTGTTTTATAAAAATTTCTTCTAATAATTTTAACAAAACTTTAGGAGTGATCTGTTGTTTAGAATCACTCCATGCTTGATTAGGATCACAATGACTTTCTATCATTAATCCATCACACGAAAAATAATTCAAAGATTTTTTTGCAACATCAAATATCCTATCTTTATTTCCACAAATATGAGAAGGATCACATAAAATTGGAATTCTAGGAATATAATTCTTAATATCCAATATTAATTTCCAGTTAGGTTGATTACGATATTTAATACTTTTATAAGTAAAAAAACCACGATGGATTAAACCTAATTTTCTAATTCCTTTTTTATATAAACGTTCTATTGCTCCTAGCCATAATTCTATATCGGGATGAATTGGATTTTTTACTAAAACAATTATTTGATCATCTCCTTCTAAAGCATCCGCTATTTCTTGAACGATAAAAGGGCTAGTAGTACTTCTTGCTCCTATCCATAAAATATCTATTCCATGAGATTTACATAAATTTACATGTTCTGCATTTGCCACTTCTGTGGCTACCATTAATCTTGTGTATTTCTGAACTTTATTTAACCATTTTAATCCATTTTTACCAATTCCTTCAAAATTTCCTGGTTTAGTTCTAGGTTTCCAAATTCCTGCTCTGAATACCTGAACATAAGATTTATCCAATTCATATGCAGTGTCTAAAATTTGCTTTTCACTTTCTGCACTACAAGGACCGGATATTATAAATGGTTTATCAA includes the following:
- a CDS encoding bifunctional 3-deoxy-7-phosphoheptulonate synthase/chorismate mutase type II, with the protein product MGILNDKIDRSWIDKFDKPFIISGPCSAESEKQILDTAYELDKSYVQVFRAGIWKPRTKPGNFEGIGKNGLKWLNKVQKYTRLMVATEVANAEHVNLCKSHGIDILWIGARSTTSPFIVQEIADALEGDDQIIVLVKNPIHPDIELWLGAIERLYKKGIRKLGLIHRGFFTYKSIKYRNQPNWKLILDIKNYIPRIPILCDPSHICGNKDRIFDVAKKSLNYFSCDGLMIESHCDPNQAWSDSKQQITPKVLLKLLEEIFIKQKQSELKYKKNLYSLRILIDELDENLISILSERMNISKKLGILKNTSDVDILQPNRWKSVMEQSINLGKNLGLSEDFLERIFNLLHKESIKIQNKINE